In Castanea sativa cultivar Marrone di Chiusa Pesio chromosome 6, ASM4071231v1, a single window of DNA contains:
- the LOC142639446 gene encoding uncharacterized protein LOC142639446 gives MNYGISFDNFRKKFNLPWLCVGDFNEIIRSSEKLGGSNRSQAQMQLFRDVVDECGFIDLGFSGNRFTWQKHFSIGHSIWERLDRAFAINDWLLRLAGTKIHHHFANSSDHCPLWINTVGLDFHSAPKLFKFNEMWLSDWGCSEIVEAVWDARGSDDPTSRTVPKIEK, from the coding sequence ATGAATTATGGAATAAGCTTCGACAACTtcagaaaaaaatttaatctccCTTGGCTATGTGTCGGGgactttaatgaaattattaggAGCTCAGAAAAACTTGGAGGTAGCAACAGAAGTCAAGCACAAATGCAGTTATTTAGGGACGTGGTGGATGAATGTGGTTTTATTGATCTTGGATTTTCAGGCAATCGTTTTACTTGGCAGAAGCATTTCTCCATAGGTCACTCAATATGGGAGCGGCTTGATAGAGCTTTTGCTATTAATGATTGGCTATTGAGATTAGCAGGTACAAAAATTCATCACCATTTTGCAAATTCTTCAGACCACTGCCCTTTATGGATCAACACAGTGGGGCTTGATTTCCACAGTGCACCGAAACTCTTCAAATTCAATGAAATGTGGCTGTCAGACTGGGGATGTTCTGAGATTGTTGAAGCGGTCTGGGATGCTAGAGGAAGTGATGATCCAACCTCTAGAACGGTGCCCAAGATCGAAAAATAA